Proteins from a single region of Streptomyces glaucescens:
- a CDS encoding TIGR03086 family metal-binding protein — translation MTDPTGTTLDLGPQTALLARLAARVPDDLLTGPTPCPRYAVRNLLGHLCGLAVAFRDAGRKELGSTTDTDPGATLPDIGPGWREELPEVLGELAQAWRDPAAWTGATRAGGVDLPGEVAGLVAVDELVVHGWDLARATGQEYAPDPAALRACHAFLAESVGHPGRDAIFGPVVDVPASAPLLDRAVGLSGRDPGWTPR, via the coding sequence ATGACCGACCCGACCGGCACCACCCTCGACCTCGGACCGCAGACGGCACTCCTCGCCCGTCTCGCCGCCCGCGTCCCCGACGACCTGCTGACGGGCCCGACGCCCTGCCCCCGCTACGCCGTGCGGAACCTGCTGGGCCATCTGTGCGGGCTCGCCGTCGCCTTCCGGGACGCCGGCCGCAAGGAGCTGGGCTCGACCACCGACACCGACCCGGGCGCCACGCTGCCCGACATCGGCCCCGGCTGGCGCGAGGAGCTGCCCGAGGTGCTCGGCGAGCTGGCGCAGGCGTGGCGCGACCCGGCCGCCTGGACGGGGGCGACCCGCGCGGGCGGAGTGGACCTGCCGGGCGAGGTCGCCGGTCTGGTCGCCGTCGACGAACTGGTCGTCCACGGCTGGGACCTGGCGCGTGCCACCGGCCAGGAGTACGCCCCCGACCCCGCCGCGCTCCGGGCCTGCCACGCCTTCCTCGCCGAGAGCGTCGGGCACCCCGGCCGGGACGCCATCTTCGGCCCGGTCGTCGACGTCCCCGCGAGCGCACCGCTGCTCGACCGCGCGGTGGGACTCAGCGGCCGCGACCCGGGCTGGACACCGCGCTGA